Proteins encoded by one window of Sardina pilchardus chromosome 7, fSarPil1.1, whole genome shotgun sequence:
- the klhl21 gene encoding kelch-like protein 21 — MEKPLIQTQASTLPFFDTAHAFNLLRGIHELRAERKFFDVTLCAEGREFHCHRTVLAAASTYFRAMFAGTLRESAMDRVVLYEVSAELLGLLVDFCYTGRVTVTQDNVDLLLKTADLFQFPSVKEACCAFLEQNLDVSNCLEIQDFAEAYACRDLATSARRFILKNIVELAKAKDFERLPWKRLLEFMSDDGLCVDKEETAYQIAVRWVKGDLQRRLHYWPELLQQVRLPFVRRFYLLAHVESDPLVYLSPSCLRLVSEARSFQSCDYDRHDFPCHRMHPRPSTGLAEILVVIGGCDQDCDELVTVDCYNPQTGQWRYLAEFPDHLGGGYSIAALGNDMYVTGGSDGSRLYDGVWRYNSSVNEWTEVSPMLKPREYHSSCVLKGQLYVVASDSTERYDHALDCWESLAPMPNPMDNCSTTTCRGHLYAIGSLTGQDAMAIQCYNADTNHWSLVNGGQLPPWSFAPKTVTLNGLIYFVRDDSAEVDVYNPLKNEWDKIESMTQVHVGGSVAALGGRLYVSGGYDSTFELSDVVEAYNPETRTWSIIGRLPQPTFWHGSVSIFRQFMPQAQNAFEPLEPPEINAVRLHRLHRHQAIHNHNLNRHHDVNHAH, encoded by the exons ATGGAGAAACCACTGATTCAGACACAGGCTTCTACGCTACCTTTCTTTGACACCGCCCATGCCTTCAACCTACTACGAGGAATTCATGAGCTACGGGCGGAGCGCAAGTTCTTTGATGTGACATTATGTGCCGAAGGCCGAGAATTTCATTGCCACCGAACAGTTCTTGCTGCTGCCAGCACATATTTCCGTGCCATGTTTGCAGGAACACTCCGTGAGAGTGCCATGGACCGTGTGGTTCTTTATGAAGTTTCAGCAGAGTTGCTAGGCCTACTGGTAGACTTTTGCTACACTGGTCGGGTCACCGTTACACAGGACAATGTGGATCTTCTTTTGAAAACGGCTGACCTCTTCCAGTTCCCATCAGTAAAGGAAGCCTGTTGTGCTTTCCTGGAGCAAAATTTAGATGTATCCAACTGCCTGGAGATACAAGATTTTGCAGAGGCCTATGCCTGCCGTGATCTTGCTACTAGTGCCCGTCGCTTTATCCTCAAAAATATTGTTGAGTTGGCCAAGGCCAAAGACTTTGAGCGATTGCCCTGGAAGCGTCTGCTTGAGTTTATGTCAGACGATGGACTGTGTGTGGACAAAGAGGAGACAGCATACCAGATAGCAGTACGCTGGGTAAAGGGTGACCTACAGCGACGACTTCACTACTGGCCTGAGCTTTTGCAACAGGTGCGGCTACCGTTTGTGCGACGCTTCTACTTGCTGGCCCATGTAGAAAGTGACCCATTGGTCTATCTCTCGCCATCATGCCTAAGGCTGGTCAGCGAGGCACGCAGTTTCCAGTCTTGTGACTATGACCGACATGACTTTCCCTGCCATCGCATGCACCCGCGCCCGTCCACAGGCCTGGCGGAGATCCTGGTGGTGATCGGAGGCTGTGATCAGGACTGCGACGAACTGGTGACCGTTGACTGCTACAACCCACAGACAGGCCAGTGGAGGTATCTAGCAGAGTTTCCTGACCATCTAGGTGGAGGATACAGCATTGCTGCTCTGGGGAACGATATGTATGTGACAG GTGGCTCAGACGGTTCGCGTCTTTACGACGGAGTATGGCGCTACAACTCGAGTGTGAATGAGTGGACTGAAGTGTCGCCCATGCTGAAGCCAAGGGAGTACCACAGCTCCTGTGTACTCAAGGGCCAGCTGTACGTGGTGGCGTCTGACAGCACTGAGCGCTATGACCATGCTTTGGACTGTTGGGAATCCCTTGCACCGATGCCAAATCCTATGGACAACTGTTCTACCACCACCTGCCGAGGGCACCTCTATGCTATTGGTTCCCTCACTGGGCAGGACGCTATGGCCATTCAGTGCTACAATGCAGACACCAACCACTGGTCACTTGTCAATGGTGGCCAACTGCCGCCATGGTCCTTTGCTCCTAAGACTGTTACCCTCAATGGCCTCATTTATTTTGTGAG AGATGACTCGGCTGAGGTTGATGTCTACAATCCTCTGAAGAACGAATGGGACAAAATAGAGTCAATGACTCAG GTCCATGTGGGAGGCAGTGTGGCCGCTCTAGGGGGCCGTTTATATGTATCAGGTGGCTATGATAGCACCTTTGAACTGTCCGATGTTGTGGAGGCATATAACCCTGAAACGCGCACGTGGAGCATTATCGGCCGGTTACCGCAGCCCACCTTCTGGCACGGCAGTGTCAGCATCTTCCGCCAGTTCATGCCTCAAGCACAAAACGCGTTTGAGCCGCTGGAACCCCCCGAGATCAACGCTGTCCGTCTCCATCGGCTTCATCGTCACCAGGCGATCCACAATCACAATCTCAACCGCCACCACGATGTCAATCATGCCCACTGA
- the ubiad1 gene encoding ubiA prenyltransferase domain-containing protein 1, with protein MAQGKSACSESSTCILAAGSDGQQEPMRPGDGDGDGTGLSSKGHVRNNYTDNSSSSGIAMVSRDVKHKCEAYVLALRPWSFSASLIPVALGSALAYKLEGQVDLLVLLVCAVAVLVVHGAGNLVNTYYDFSKGIDHKKSDDRTLVDQILEPQDVVMFGAVLYSVGCLCATVLFFLSTLRLEHLALIYFGGLSSSFLYTGGIGFKYVALGDVVILITFGPLAVMFAHAVQVGYLSVLPLVYAVPLALNTEAILHSNNTRDMDSDKQAGIVTLAILVGPTLSYVLYNLLLFVPYVIFCILATHYTISMALPLLTLPMAFPLERQFRSQCYSKIPQKTAKLNLLMGLFYVFGIILAPQGSLPLL; from the exons GTAAATCTGCCTGCTCGGAATCATCCACGTGTATTCTAGCAGCTGGTTCCGATGGTCAGCAAGAACCCATGCGGCCTGGCGATGGAGATGGCGATGGCACAGGATTGAGTTCGAAGGGACATGTCCGCAACAACTACACAGACAACAGCAGCTCATCAGGGATTGCAATGGTGTCAAGGGATGTCAAGCACAAATGTGAAGCCTATGTGCTGGCTCTACGTCCTTGGAGTTTTAGTGCTTCCCTAATACCAGTTGCTCTGGGCAGTGCCTTGGCTTATAAACTTGAAGGTCAAGTGGACctgttggtgttgttggtgtgtgcggTGGCTGTGCTAGTCGTGCATGGTGCTGGCAATTTGGTTAACACCTACTATGACTTCTCCAAGGGCATTGACCACAAGAAGAGTGATGATCGCACACTGGTGGACCAGATCCTTGAGCCACAGGATGTGGTTATGTTCGGAGCAGTCCTGTACTCAGTTGGCTGTCTTTGTGCCACAgtgctcttctttctctccacccTGAGGCTGGAACACCTGGCCCTCATTTACTTTGGTGGCCTTTCAAGCTCTTTTCTGTACACAGGAG GAATTGGTTTCAAATATGTGGCCCTGGGCGATGTTGTCATCCTCATTACCTTTGGCCCTCTTGCAGTGATGTTTGCACATGCCGTGCAGGTTGGATATCTTTCAGTATTGCCTCTGGTCTACGCCGTGCCACTTGCCCTCAACACAGAAGCTATCTTGCATAGCAACAACACCCGAGACATGGACTCTGACAAGCAAGCAGGCATTGTAACATTGGCCATCCTGGTGGGGCCTACATTATCTTATGTGCTTTATAATCTGTTGCTTTTTGTCCCTTATGTAATCTTCTGTATCCTAGCCACACACTACACCATTAGCATGGCTTTGCCCTTGCTCACCCTGCCTATGGCTTTCCCCCTCGAGCGGCAGTTCCGCAGCCAGTGTTATTCCAAAATACCCCAGAAGACCGCAAAACTCAACCTGCTCATGGGGCTGTTTTATGTTTTTGGAATCATCTTAGCACCACAAGGCAGCTTACCATTACTGTGA